AGGCAATTACGCCAATGGGGACCGCATAACCAAGGATTATGTTACGAAACTCGTGGGGCGTTCCATCCCCGCGGATTGGTCGCGACCTCGTGCTCCTGTTTTCGCTCATTGTGTGGAGTTCATCGACGTCGAGCTCTGTAATTCTGTGATACGACACTATGCGGATCAAAAGAGACACTGGCATTCTCTTTTTGTGTTCACGCAGATGCATATGGTCGGTATACGCCCCAACTCATCAACCTTTCCGGCCGTTCTCAAGTCGATCTCGAGGGTATGCCTCCGAGAAATCTGTAATTCGATTCACGCGTTCGTCACTAAGATGGGATTCGAGAGGGATGTTTATGTGAGCAGTTCTCTGCTGAACGCGTACAGTGTCTGTTCCTCGGCCAAAGATGCGCGTAAGGTGTTTGATGCAATGCCTGAGAGAAACTCTGTTTCGTGGAATGCATTGATCACTAGCTGCACGCACAACAGGAAGTTCATAGAAGCTATCGATGTGTTTCGAGAAATGCAGGCATGTGGGGTCCCGCCCACTGCGGTCACTATGGTTGGCATCTTATCGGCATGTGCCCACTTAGGAGCTCTACGGCAGGGCAGGTGGATTCACGAGTACATCAATTGTAGTAGCTTGAACTTGAACGTGTTCCTTGGTACCGCACTTATCGACATGTATGCAAAGTGTGGGGTTGTGAAGGAGATGGAGGAGGTTTTCGATGCGATGAAGGTAAGGAACGTGTACACGTGGAACGTCTTGATTTCGGGATTTGGGATGAATGGGTGTGGAAATGCTGCTTTGAATGCTTTTGATAGGATGGTGAAGGAGAAGTTTAGGCCCGATGGCCTTACTTTCTTGGGAGTACTATGTGCTTGTTGTCATGAAGGTCTTGTTGATTCGGGTCGAAGGTACTTCTCCAGCATGACGGAAAAGTTTCGGATTCACCCGTGGATCGAGCATTATGGGTGCATGGTTGATTTACTTAGTCGTGCTGGTTTGTTGGTTGAAGCTCTGGATTTGATTGAGAATATGAAGCTGAGGCCAGATCCTATTATTTGGCGAGCATTGCTAGGTGGTTGCAGGATCCATGGAAATACTGAAATGGGGGAATATGCTATCAGGAAGCTTCTTGCGATCGAACCAGGAAATGCTGAAAACTATGTTCTGCTATCTAAATTGTTTGCACAAGACCGAAGGTGGGCTGATATGGAAGATCTGAGGTCGATGATGAACCGAAAAGCAATACGGAAAGTTCCGGGATGCAGTTTGATTGAAGTCAAGGGTAAAGTTCATGAGTTTATGGCAGCAGATAGTGTAATAGCAAATTGTCATGAGTTGTACAGCTTTTTGGCCGACATTAATGAGGAGCTGAAACGAGCTGGTTACGTTGCAAAGATTGAGTTGGTTTCTTACGACctcgaggaagaagaaaaggaacatGCTCTTACCTTTCACAGTGAGAAACTTGCCCTTGCCTTCGGGCTCTTAAAATCTCCTTTGGGATCGACCATAAGGATAGTGAAGAATCTTAGGGTCTGCCAAGACTGTCACGGATTTTTTAAACTTGTTTCTTTGGTTTATAAGAGGGAAATCAGTCTTAGAGATAGGAACAGGTTCCACCATTTTGTTGAAGGTGCATGTTCTTGTAAAGATTACTGGTGAATAGGAGTTGCAGAGGCAGGCAAGCTGTCCTCGAGCCATGGCACATCCTCATCATGAGGATCGGAGGGGAAGCATGTGGTCAAGTAAATTGGACTGCTCGGGTAATTAAGAGTTCATGCAAAAGAAGATCCTCTTTGGGACTTGATTCTGGTTGTCTATCAGATGAGCCCCTTCAAGGTAATCACTTTGTCAGCAGATTCGATGAGTCGATGACATTGATATCCATACTTTACTTGTGGTAGAAGTTTCTGACCCTAAAACAACTATGTACAGTTACGAGGAATGAAATGCGGAACAgtccattctttttctttttcactggTCAAAACGATAACAAAGCATTTTCAGATCAAGTAAAAAGAGATTCTAAACACCAACCTCCTGACAACTGCTGCTTTCTCTTACCCTGTTTTATCCTTATTTGTCTGCAATTTCTTCTGAGAATGTCTGCAAGTAAAGATTATGTATTCACGATTTGTTGACAGGTAAATCCGTAAGCTTCGAGGGTGAACTCCAGAGGCCTGAGCTGAGTGAAGTGAGGGCTTTGGAAGGCCTCCTGGAGCAACTCCTCGTCGCATTCCAGGGACTCCCTATAGTTCTCCAGGTCGGCTTCTGCCTTCAGTATGCTTGACACGCACAGCGACTTCTTCCACTCTTCCAGCTGAGAGAACCCGACATAATCTCCGTACTTGTCACAATACAGCAGCAGACAAAACACCTGACCTTCTTACATTGAATTGAGGATAGAAGACTTATCTAATGCTACGTTTGGTCATCTGCAATCAAACTGATTATGAACGGAGTTGGCTGAGGAGGGTCTGGGTTTTTAGGTGTTGATGGGACATATTGTAAGCCCACAACGCAAATATGTCGTAACATTTAACTGAGACATTACTCCGGCATAGGTCTAATATTTCATGAAGGACAATTCAGTGAGTGATTCAAATCCCAATTGAAGAATGGTCGCACGACCAAATGCTGGAACAGATATATGTACGTATGAAGGAGAAAGTACCTCAAAACTAGAAATCAGATATTGGGTCTTGTGCTTAGGAATCCCGGCAACATCAATGGAGTCATAGAACTCCTTGATCGACTGCATCATCTCATCCCATGTCGGCAGCGTTCTCTTCCCAGCTAGCAGCTGTGCTATTCACTTCCCTTGCGACTCAAAGAACGTGAACCCTATCAGCTGCATCATCGATCGAGACTCGGGATTAATTGAAATCACTTATATTAGCAGGTTCATTATATATGTCTCATTGAGAAAAGCTCTGTTCTTACAGCCAACCACGACTACTATTAACATGGCCCCATCGGAGTCATTGTTTGTCACATGGGATTCTTTCCAGTTGAAATGAGAATCTAATTCATTAAACTTTTTCCCGGTGGCTTAATTCATTAAACTTTTTAGTAGTTTATTTTAAgaaagtgatttaatttgagaaagaaaaaagagataaaTTAAGGAATTTACTATTTACCCTTTGGGCGATGCCGACAAAGGAGAGGGAAGGGGCGAGGGAAGGTGTGCTCGAAGAGAGGACCTACTCTGTCATCATCGACGATCACTATTCCTTTGGTGTCAAGGAATGGGAAGGAATATGAATACGTACACAACACTAGTCTAATAAGCAGTCGTGTTCAAAATAAGAGATGTAGTATAACGACATATGCTCttatttaagaaataaaaagttttagGTTTAATTTCTGTCAGTGAAATTACTGTGAtcgtttatttatttgttacaAACAACAATATGTGTTGATTTTGTTAGGCCGAGACAGTTTGTGTTCATCCATGAAGCACTAATTATttgctctcttttttcttttttcttttaagaatACTCTCACCTGAAATCAGAAATTTTACGTTTAATTCTCGCTAATAGAATTTCTCGtactctttatttttcttattttgatttttacttAGTCACGAGCCTCCTATAATtggcaaaaaaagaagaagagagaattatttccttaatttacTCACGGGATGAAAGAAGAAATTGCAAAAATAGAGATTAattaaatgtaaaataaattaagaaaggGAATGTATTGTATTGGGACATGccttcatttaataataaggTTCTTTTTTAGTTTAGAGTTagattaatattttcttatactgATTTTGGTGAGCATCCcttctaataataataaatatatatataaaaatagatgagggtaaagtaaatgaaaatgaaattaccCGGTGCAGTACAAAATAGTGTCGGCAATGACCCAAGAGCCGTCCACAAATAATACTCCTCCATCCTCTCTACGCGACTCTATCTGCCAAAATAAATTATCCAAGGCATCTAACTCATTCATCCATTGTCACTTATTTCCGAAAAAAGTaactgaaaaaattattattatttttaatttaaagaaGACCTTAATCAATTGAGTGAACTAATTAAAGTGATTGATGTTTGGTCCAATGAAAAGTCTTGTTTCAGGTTATCATTATTCATTCATGATCATTTATGGGGAGCGTCTGCAATGCCGGGGGGGTTTGGCGTCCCCCAGAACTATCGGATGTGGCTGTATCGTGTTTAGCAAGGGGTCTACTCCCCCATCCCACGGCTATGGTAGATTTCTTTATGGCACCATAAGATTTTGCTCGTTTCTCGTCCTAAACAGTTTAATTCCCATTATTTTCGAATGATATGAgaaaaatcatgataatattACGATGTCAGGGTATGAATAATAATGCGAAATTCCTAGAGGGAGAATATGTAatcatatgaatatatataaaaggaagaaatacacatatatggagacaatattatatatgatatatatgtaaaattcCTATCGAGTGTATAAATGATTGAACTCATTTCCAACCTAAAAACTTGAGTCAGTAAGTTGTAATACCCAACTTTTATATCATTGGAGTCTTTTAgttttttcatgtgggatataaactctcaacacccgccctcacatAGAAATGTACGGTCTTTTCTCACTTTCCATCATATGCCACATGCTCTTAAATACCCACTCTCAATAACTGACCACGAGCCCGGCCCCTTTTCCGTGCTTAGACAATGGGGTATTGACACGAGGCGCACTTTTTTGTTGCTCTCAAACTTTAggcctggcgtggtgtgaATCCACACAGATGCGCGGAAACGTAACTCGCACTAATACGATGCGagattgtattatattatatatatattgactcTCAAGTCTCTAACAAATATAAGTgtaggaagaaatatatatactcgGGGACAGTGATGCAAGTCGTGGTGTTTAGAGATGACTTTGGACAATCCTTGAGAAATGTTATCCGTCGATTTGGCGCTTAGATACACTTCTTTTGCTACATTCATCAGCCCCATTGATATTTCTCGGCCGCTAACTGAGTTCCCAACCACCACCACAACCTGTCCTTGAATTATCTTtcacaaaattaattaaaatttctcatacaaattaaataaataattagacATGCATATACGTTCTCcgtttgtattatatatatggcatCTAAGAATAATTCAGCGGTGCAGTAGCACGTCTTGCTAAAATAAAAGGGACTAGTCGATTCTTTTCCCCGCCGGGAGAGTAACTTTTAAATTAACTATATATTTACCTCGTCTTGGAACGGGTCGGGGACTCGGTAAACATGGCTATGCATTTGCTTCCGTTTCCATGCATCCATTCCTTAATGTACGCGCAAATAAAACAATCAACAGTTAGCAGAGACATGAGTTTTAATTAATGATCAAACCATGTCTATCGACGGGTACTTTGTAAACGTAGTTTCACTTTTTAATATGATTGCTACAAGCCAGGGTGAGTGGAAAGTTCACCAAAGAAATTTGGTCTTGTTTTGACCAACGGTGTTAGAAAGTGGATGATATTCTCATAATTCCATTTTggtctctctttttttttttttttttttttccagtttttgtTAGATGTTCAGTAAATAGAATATTCGAAATAAGATCTTACAATCTGTTGTATGGGTGTTACCTTTGATGGTAGGCATCCTAGGGTGAGAGTAATGGCCGGTAGCCACCACCACGGCGTCGAAGACCTCCTCCACCaccttctcatctttcttcccCCGCATCCTCACGACCCACCTCAGGTCTTTCCCGACCTCACCGTAGTCCAACATCCCCACGACTCGACCCGGGTGTTGAACTGTATCATCGGCCTGATCCCGA
Above is a window of Punica granatum isolate Tunisia-2019 chromosome 7, ASM765513v2, whole genome shotgun sequence DNA encoding:
- the LOC116215399 gene encoding pentatricopeptide repeat-containing protein At4g21065-like — protein: MKWSLKSVSRTSKSLLRLANPAPSTCSLSSSSALPETSSETWSRCTGSAGPGNYANGDRITKDYVTKLVGRSIPADWSRPRAPVFAHCVEFIDVELCNSVIRHYADQKRHWHSLFVFTQMHMVGIRPNSSTFPAVLKSISRVCLREICNSIHAFVTKMGFERDVYVSSSLLNAYSVCSSAKDARKVFDAMPERNSVSWNALITSCTHNRKFIEAIDVFREMQACGVPPTAVTMVGILSACAHLGALRQGRWIHEYINCSSLNLNVFLGTALIDMYAKCGVVKEMEEVFDAMKVRNVYTWNVLISGFGMNGCGNAALNAFDRMVKEKFRPDGLTFLGVLCACCHEGLVDSGRRYFSSMTEKFRIHPWIEHYGCMVDLLSRAGLLVEALDLIENMKLRPDPIIWRALLGGCRIHGNTEMGEYAIRKLLAIEPGNAENYVLLSKLFAQDRRWADMEDLRSMMNRKAIRKVPGCSLIEVKGKVHEFMAADSVIANCHELYSFLADINEELKRAGYVAKIELVSYDLEEEEKEHALTFHSEKLALAFGLLKSPLGSTIRIVKNLRVCQDCHGFFKLVSLVYKREISLRDRNRFHHFVEGACSCKDYW